In Kwoniella dejecticola CBS 10117 chromosome 6, complete sequence, a genomic segment contains:
- a CDS encoding chaperone DnaK, with amino-acid sequence MAYPRRTIRPTRRSTSSSLMSKITLFAFVLIAVICFLPVGHQVRAEEKEVDVGTVIGIDLGTTYSCVAVHKGGKVEIIANDQGNRITPSWVAFTEEERLIGDAAKNQASNNPENTVFDAKRLIGRTADDSDVKRDQKHWPFKIVNKGGKPMISVNHKGDLKEFTPEEISAMVLTKMKETAEAYLGHKVTHAVVTVPAYFNDAQRSATKDAGTIAGLTVLRIVNEPTAAAIAYGLDRTGKAESQIIVYDLGGGTFDVSLLSIEDGVFEVLATAGDTHLGGEDFDNRVIDYLVKQYKRKTDVDVTKNKRAMGKLKREVEKAKRTLSSQMSTKIEIEAFEGGNDFAETLTRAKFEELNMDLFRKTMKPVEQVLKDAGVKKEEIDDIVLVGGSTRIPKVQQLLKDYFNGKEPSKGINPDEAVAYGAAVQGGILSGEEGSSGVLLIDVCPLTLGIETTGGVMTKLIGRNSVVPTKKSQIFSTAVDNQPTVRIQVYEGERSMTKDNNVLGEFDLNDIPPAPRGVPQIEVTFEIDANGILKVSALDKGTGKSKSITITNDQRRLSPEEIERMVQEAEEFADEDAAVKKKIESQNALQNFVYSMKSQVADKEGLGGKLDEDDKETILAAIKEKTEWLEENPAAEAEDYEEQLSELQAAVAPITAKLYGGAGGSSYDDDQQPFSHDEL; translated from the exons ATGGCTTATCCACGACGAACCATTCGTCCAACGAGACGATCGacgtcttcctctttgatGTCTAAAATCACCTTGTTCGCTTTCGTCCTCATCGCTGTCATCTGTTTCTTGCCTGTGGGCCATCAAGTCAGagccgaagagaaggaagtggaTGTCGGAACTGTCATCGGTATTGATCTAGGTACAACTTACTCCTGTGTAGC CGTCCACAAAGGTGGAAAAGTAGAAATCATCGCAAACGACCAAGGAAACCGTATCACACCATCATGGGTAGCATtcacagaagaagaacgattgATCGGTGACGCAGCAAAGAATCAAGCTTCGAATAACCCAGAAAACACCGTCTTCGACGCCAAGCGATTAATTGGTAGAACAGCGGATGACTCGGATGTCAAGAGAGATCAAAAGCACTGGCCATTCAAGATTGTCAACAAGGGAGGAAAGCCCATGATTTCAGTCAACCACAAGGGCGATCTCAAGGAATTC ACTCCCGAGGAAATTTCCGCTATGGTattgaccaagatgaaggagaCTGCTGAGGCGTACCTCGGTCACAAAGTCACCCACGCTGTTGTCACTGTCCCTGCGT ACTTCAACGACGCTCAACGTTCCGCCACCAAGGACGCCGGTACCATCGCCGGTCTTACCGTTTTGAGAATCGTCAACGAACCCACCGCCGCCGCTATCGCCTACGGTCTCGACCGAACCGGTAAAGCCGAATCTCAAATCATCGTCTACGATCTCGGAGGTGGTACATTCGACGTTTCTCTCCTCTCAATCGAGGACGGTGTATTCGAAGTATTGGCAACTGCCGGTGACACCCATTTGGGTGGTGAGGATTTCGACAACCGAGTCATCGATTACCTCGTCAAGCAATACAAGAGAAAGACCGATGTTGATGTgaccaagaacaagcgaGCTATGGGTAAACTCAAGCGAGAAGTTGAGAAGGCCAAGAgaaccctttcttcccaaATGAGCACAAAGATCGAAATCGAGGCTTTCGAAGGTGGAAATGATTTCGCTGAGACCCTCACTCGAGCCAAATTCGAAGAACTCAACATGGATCTCTTCCGAAAGACCATGAAGCCCGTCGAGCAAGTGCTCAAGGATGCTGGTGTCAAAAAGGAGGAAATTGACGATATCGTACTTGTTGGTGGATCCACAAGAATTCCTAAGGTCCAACAACTCCTCAAAGACTACTTCAACGGTAAAGAGCCTTCCAAGGGTATCAACCCCGATGAGGCCGTCGCCTACGGTGCCGCTGTTCAAGGTGGTATCCTTTCCGGTGAAGAAGGCAGCAGCGGTGTCCTTTTGATCGATGTTTGTCCCTTGACTCTCGGTATCGAGACTACCGGAGGTGTCATGACCAAGCTCATTGGCCGAAACTCCGTTGTTCCAACCAAGAAATCCCAAATTTTCTCTACCGCCGTCGACAACCAACCTACCGTGCGAATTCAAGTCTACGAAGGTGAACGATCTATGACCAAGGACAACAACGTCCTCGGTGAATTCGATCTCAACGATATCCCACCTGCTCCTCGAGGTGTACCTCAGATCGAAGTcaccttcgagatcgacgcCAACGGTATCTTGAAGGTATCTGCTCTGGACAAGGGAACCGGTAAATCCAAGTCTATCACGATTACCAACGACCAACGACGATTGTCGCCAGAGGAAATCGAGCGAATGgttcaagaagctgaagaattCGCTGATGAGGATGCCGccgtcaagaagaagatcgagtcaCAAAACGCTCTTCAGAACTTCGTATACTCCATGAAATCTCAAGTCGCCGACAAGGAAGGTCTCGGAGGTAAGCTCGATGAGGACGACAAGGAGACTATCCTCGCTgccatcaaggagaagaccGAATGGCTCGAAGAGAACCcagctgccgaagctgaagattaCGAGGAACAACTCTCTGAACTTCAAGCTGCCGTGGCTCCTATCACCGCTAAATTGTACGGCGGTGCTGGAGGATCCTCATACGATGACGACCAACAACCTTTCAGCCACGATGAGCTGTAA